A genomic segment from Papilio machaon chromosome 20, ilPapMach1.1, whole genome shotgun sequence encodes:
- the LOC106710304 gene encoding ribose-phosphate pyrophosphokinase 2 yields MKSTITLEEVVNKLDHFALPLTTRMPNIKVFSGSSHPDLAQKIVDRLGIDLGKVVTKKFSNMETCVEIGESVRGEDVYIVQSGSGEINDNLMELLIMINACKIASASRVTAVIPCFPYARQDKKDKSRAPITAKLVANILSVSGADHIITMDLHASQIQGFFDIPVDNLFAEPAVLKWIKENIPDWKTSIVVSPDAGGAKRVTSIADRLNVEFALIHKERKKANEVASMVLVGDVKDRTAILVDDMADTCGTICHAAEKLIEAGAIKVYAILTHGIFSGPAISRINNACLEAVVVTNTIPQERHMQDCPKIQCIDVSMMLAEAVRRTHNGESVSYLFSNVPY; encoded by the coding sequence ATGAAATCAACGATTACACTTGAAGAAGTAGTGAATAAATTAGATCACTTCGCGTTACCCCTAACAACCAGAATGCCGAACATCAAAGTTTTCAGTGGAAGCTCACATCCTGACTTAGCACAGAAAATCGTCGACCGACTCGGTATCGACCTCGGCAAAGTGGTAACCAAAAAATTCAGTAACATGGAAACGTGTGTGGAAATAGGTGAATCTGTACGAGGTGAAGATGTTTATATTGTGCAAAGTGGAAGCGGTGAAATTAATGATAACTTAATGGAGCTACTAATTATGATTAATGCTTGTAAAATCGCGTCGGCGTCGCGTGTTACCGCCGTTATTCCGTGCTTTCCATACGCGCGACAAGACAAGAAGGATAAAAGCAGGGCTCCTATAACAGCTAAATTGGTCGCTAACATTCTTTCGGTGTCCGGCGCCGATCATATAATTACGATGGACCTTCACGCGTCGCAGATACAAGGTTTCTTTGACATACCCGTTGATAACCTCTTTGCTGAACCTGCTGTATTAAAATGGATCAAGGAAAATATACCGGACTGGAAGACGAGTATTGTTGTGTCTCCTGATGCGGGAGGTGCGAAGAGGGTAACATCTATTGCAGACAGACTTAATGTGGAGTTTGCTCTTATTCACaaggaaagaaaaaaagcAAACGAGGTTGCCTCTATGGTATTAGTGGGTGATGTGAAAGACCGTACAGCTATATTGGTTGATGATATGGCAGACACATGTGGAACTATTTGCCATGCAGCAGAAAAATTGATAGAGGCTGGTGCGATTAAGGTGTATGCCATACTCACTCATGGTATTTTCTCAGGACCTGCAATATCTCGCATTAATAACGCCTGCCTGGAGGCTGTAGTGGTAACGAACACAATACCACAGGAAAGGCACATGCAAGACTGCCCCAAAATTCAATGTATTGATGTATCTATGATGTTGGCAGAAGCTGTGCGTCGTACTCACAACGGAGAATCTGTCTCGTATCTATTTTCTAATGTTCCATATTAG
- the LOC106710326 gene encoding serum response factor-binding protein 1: MEVGAVKQAFNNEIIQMKRNLNQAKIQIIHKLTRKAKTLTEKKAPEALKEKLKKKAESAVKEVLIIKKLKAKDIAKFIVTYDGELTKYLNKPEVDHNKACARLLLHKSLQQKHKYIRETFGNTSINDLFMSRLERRKMKKEAREKQKNKKKEKEAKKLVNIEGDWDVEEIVNKGTDAFKANIHSNEPAMDEGQSDKGQESDNGQDSDDDPNIETPGSYDGRTSDSGDEALASDSEQVDNVINNSQVAKDSENSDSEVKESKVNKNKKKDISKLHDNKLVEKRKILSKEANKKKKDINKNKNFNEKILKRKFNKVIDEKPADKIKMADPFFITTTGESYMSVVEPRQPDEVKEVHKQGNRKYRRAVMFGNVPIPRRNDFKQDNRKFKDLSNTNDRFSNNSFKNNKKFSYDDRQEIEKVEKLHPSWEAKKRKSGILPFEGKKIVFDDGEL; the protein is encoded by the exons ATGGAAGTTGGTGCAGTTAAACAGGCCTTCAATAATGAG ataatccaaatgaaaagaaatttaaaccaagcgaaaatacaaataatacacAAGCTTACACGTAAAGCAAAAACATTAACAGAAAAGAAAGCACCTGAAGCTTTAAAAGAAAAGCTAAAGAAGAAAGCCGAATCTGCTGTTAAAGAAGTTTTGATTATTaag aaattaaaagcaaaagaTATTGCTAAATTCATAGTCACTTATGACGGAGAGCttacaaagtatttaaataaaccagAAGTAGATCATAATAAGGCATGTGCTAGATTattactgcacaaaagtttgcAGCAAaagcataaatatataagagaaACATTTGGTAATACCTCAATAAATGATCTATTCATGTCAAGGTTAGAAAGAAGAAAGATGAAGAAAGAAGCTAGAGAAAAGCAGAAAAataagaagaaagaaaaagaagcAAAGAAATTAGTGAATATTGAAGGCGATTGGGATGTAGaagaaatagtaaataaaggtACTGATGCTTTTAAAGCAAACATACACAGTAATGAACCAGCTATGGATGAAGGGCAAAGTGACAAAGGACAAGAAAGTGACAATGGACAAGACAGTGATGATGATCCAAATATTGAAACACCTGGCAGTTATGACGGACGGACATCAGATAGTGGTGATGAAGCATTAGCTAGTGATTCTGAACAAGtagataatgttataaataactcTCAAGTAGCTAAAGACTCGGAGAATTCTGACTCAGAAGTTAAAGAaagtaaagttaataaaaataagaaaaaagatatttca AAATTACATGATAATAAACTTGTAGAAAAACGTAAAATTTTGTCCAAAGaagcaaataaaaagaaaaaagatattaataagaataaaaatttcaatgaaaaaatattaaaaaggaaGTTCAATAAGGTTATTGATGAAAAACCAgcagacaaaataaaaatggccgatcctttctttataacaaCAACAGGAGAAAGTTACATGTCAGTTGTTGAACCGAGACAACCAGATGAAGTGAAAGAAGTACATAAACAAGGGAATAGAAAATATAGGAGAGCTGTTATGTTTGGAAATGTACCAATTCCTCGGAgaaatgattttaaacaagATAATAGGAAATTTAAAGATCTATCTAACACAAATGATCGCTTtagtaataatagttttaagaataataagaaatttagTTATGATGATAGACAGGAAAttgaaaaagttgaaaaattacATCCTTCATGGGAGgcaaagaaaagaaaatcagGTATTTTACCTTTTGaaggtaaaaaaattgtttttgacgATGGAGAATTATGA
- the LOC106710315 gene encoding 60S ribosomal protein L36: MAPRFEIAVGLRKGHKTTKISAGKKGITDKAIRIRPARLKGLQTKHSKFVRDLVREVVGHAQYEKRAMELLKVSKDKRALKFLKRRLGTHIRAKRKREEMSNVLTQMRKAAAQAHHTTTHTK, translated from the exons ATGGCACCGCGATTCGAGATCGCAGTTGGTCTGCGAAAAGGCCACAAAACAACTAAAATATCAGCGGGAAAGAAGGGCATTACAGATAAAGCGATCAGGATAAGGCCAGCAAGACTAAAGGGT CTTCAAACAAAACACTCAAAGTTTGTGCGTGACTTGGTCCGTGAGGTTGTAGGACATGCACAGTACGAAAAGAGGGCTATGGAGTTGCTTAag GTGTCAAAGGACAAGCGTGCACTCAAGTTTTTGAAGCGTCGTCTAGGCACTCACATCCGTGCCAAGAGGAAGCGAGAAGAGATGAGCAACGTACTGACGCAGATGCGTAAAGCCGCCGCTCAGGCTCACCACACGACCACACacactaagtaa